One region of Citrus sinensis cultivar Valencia sweet orange chromosome 6, DVS_A1.0, whole genome shotgun sequence genomic DNA includes:
- the LOC102624701 gene encoding universal stress protein PHOS34-like has protein sequence MEKDTIAGSGSAVLQAKEEEVTMIRKNKKKMKVMVAIDESAESFYALKWALDNLYVITDITPEASSGSNVLTIVHAQQPFIPAGAAFYATSTLVENVKKAEEQSSAALLSRAKADAAHDQWGHKPPLAKKKIIRHCSRALQVCKEKMVNAQTLILDGDTRDVICQAVEQMHIDLLVVGSRGLGKVKRAFLGSVSDYCAHHAVCPILIVKPPKEHHKHKNFKDRVA, from the exons ATGGAGAAAGATACAATTGCAGGTTCAGGGTCAGCAGTGCTGCAAGCAAAAGAGGAAGAGGTGACGATGATCAGgaaaaacaagaagaagatgaaggtGATGGTGGCTATTGATGAAAGTGCAGAGAGTTTTTATGCACTTAAATGGGCTCTTGATAATCTTTATGTCATCACCGACATTACGCCGGAAGCCAGCAGTGGCAGCAACGTCCTGACAATTGTTCATGCTCAGCAGCCTTTTATCCCCGCTGGTGCAG CGTTTTATGCAACGTCTACTTTGGTGGAAAATGTCAAGAAAGCCGAAGAACAAAGTTCTGCAGCTCTACTCTCCCGAGCAAAGGCGGATGCAGCACATGACCAGTGGGGGCACAAGCCCCCactggccaaaaaaaaaatt atccGCCACTGCTCCCGAGCACTACAAGTGTGCAAAGAAAAGATG GTGAATGCACAAACACTGATTCTTGATGGGGATACAAGGGATGTGATTTGTCAGGCTGTAGAACAAATGCACATTGATCTCCTTGTTGTTGGAAGCCGTGGCCTCGGCAAGGTTAAGAG GGCATTTTTGGGCAGCGTAAGTGACTACTGCGCGCATCATGCTGTATGTCCGATCCTCATTGTCAAGCCACCAAAGGAGCACCATAAGCACAAGAATTTTAAGGACCGTGTGGCATAG
- the LOC102624421 gene encoding universal stress protein A-like protein isoform X2: MEKETVPGGSGSAMLQSKEEEEPKMTDGKKKMKVMVAIDESAESFNALKWALDNLYGIVGFTPEAGGGGGILTIVHVQEPFQRFVLPALSTSSESVRKSQEENSAALLSRALQMCKDKMVKAESLVLEGDPKDMICQSAEQMHIDLLVVGSRGLGKIKRAFLGSVSDYCAHHTVCPIIIVKPPKEQHE; encoded by the exons ATGGAGAAAGAAACAGTTCCAGGTGGTTCAGGGTCAGCAATGCTGCaatcaaaagaagaagaggagcCAAAAATGACAGACggcaagaagaagatgaaggtGATGGTGGCTATTGATGAAAGTGCAGAGAGTTTCAATGCACTCAAATGGGCTCTTGACAATCTTTATGGCATCGTCGGCTTTACGCCGGAAGCTGGCGGCGGCGGCGGTATCCTAACAATCGTTCATGTTCAGGAGCCATTTCAGCGCTTCGTTTTGCCAGCCTTAAGTACCAGTTCAG AATCTGTGAGGAAATCCCAAGAAGAAAATTCAGCGGCGTTACTTTCCCGGGCATTGCAGATGTGTAAAGATAAGATG GTGAAAGCAGAGAGTCTGGTTCTTGAAGGGGATCCAAAGGACATGATTTGTCAGTCTGCTGAGCAAATGCACATTGATCTCCTTGTTGTCGGAAGCCGCGGCCTCGGCAAGATTAAAAG GGCATTCTTGGGGAGTGTAAGTGATTACTGTGCGCATCATACTGTATGCCCGATCATTATTGTAAAGCCACCCAAGGAACAGCATGAGTAG
- the LOC102624421 gene encoding universal stress protein A-like protein isoform X1, translated as MEKETVPGGSGSAMLQSKEEEEPKMTDGKKKMKVMVAIDESAESFNALKWALDNLYGIVGFTPEAGGGGGILTIVHVQEPFQRFVLPALSTSSAFYATSSMVESVRKSQEENSAALLSRALQMCKDKMVKAESLVLEGDPKDMICQSAEQMHIDLLVVGSRGLGKIKRAFLGSVSDYCAHHTVCPIIIVKPPKEQHE; from the exons ATGGAGAAAGAAACAGTTCCAGGTGGTTCAGGGTCAGCAATGCTGCaatcaaaagaagaagaggagcCAAAAATGACAGACggcaagaagaagatgaaggtGATGGTGGCTATTGATGAAAGTGCAGAGAGTTTCAATGCACTCAAATGGGCTCTTGACAATCTTTATGGCATCGTCGGCTTTACGCCGGAAGCTGGCGGCGGCGGCGGTATCCTAACAATCGTTCATGTTCAGGAGCCATTTCAGCGCTTCGTTTTGCCAGCCTTAAGTACCAGTTCAG CATTTTATGCAACATCTTCGATGGTAGAATCTGTGAGGAAATCCCAAGAAGAAAATTCAGCGGCGTTACTTTCCCGGGCATTGCAGATGTGTAAAGATAAGATG GTGAAAGCAGAGAGTCTGGTTCTTGAAGGGGATCCAAAGGACATGATTTGTCAGTCTGCTGAGCAAATGCACATTGATCTCCTTGTTGTCGGAAGCCGCGGCCTCGGCAAGATTAAAAG GGCATTCTTGGGGAGTGTAAGTGATTACTGTGCGCATCATACTGTATGCCCGATCATTATTGTAAAGCCACCCAAGGAACAGCATGAGTAG
- the LOC102619900 gene encoding leucine-rich repeat receptor protein kinase HPCA1 — protein MDELRLLIFIALFSFHIQLISSATDSRDAAALQSLKDAWQNTPPTWKNSDDPCGSWEGVTCNNSRVTALGLSTMGLTGKLSGDIGGLTELRSLDLSYNGGLTGSLSPRIGDLQKLNILILAGCGFTGNIPDEIGNLAELSFLALNSNNFSGRIPPSLGKLSQLYWLDLADNQLTGSIPVSTITSPGLDQLKNAKHFHFNKNKLLGTISEQLFSPDMVLIHVLFDGNQLSGNIPESLGYVQTLEVLRLDRNALTGKVPTNLNNLTNVNELNLAHNDLKGPFPDLSQMNSLSYVDLSNNSFDPTEAPLWFSTLPSLTTLICEFGSLQGRVPDKLFSYSQIQQVKLRNNAFNNTLDMGNAVGPQLQLVDLQNNQISAITLGSGIKNYTLILVGNPVCTATLANTNYCQLQKPTTKAYSTSLANCGGKSCPPEQKLSPQSCECAYPYEGTMYFRGPSFRELSNVTVFHSLEMSLWVKLGLTPGSVFLQNPFFNIDDYLQIQVALFPSGEKSFNRSEVQKIGFELSNQTYKPPKEFGPYYFIASPYAFQVPQGGNSISPGVAAGIACGGAVLVLGLVGLGLYAIRQKKRAERAIGLSKPFASWAPSGKDSGGAPQLKGARWFSYDELKKCSNNFSESNEIGSGGYGKVYRGMLSDGQVVAIKRAQQGSMQGGLEFKTEIELLSRVHHKNLVGLVGFCFEQGEQMLVYEFMANGTLRESLSGRSGIHLDWKRRLRIALGSARGLAYLHELANPPIIHRDVKSTNILLDENLTAKVADFGLSKLVSDSSKGHVSTQVKGTMGYLDPEYYMTQQLTEKSDVYSFGVVMLELITAKQPIEKGKYVVREVRTAMNRDDEEHYGLREMMDPTIRNTVLLGFRRYLELALQCVEESATDRPTMSEVVKAIETLLQNDGMNTNSTSASSSATDFGSSKGVVRQIYGDALPNNKKDINDTNAFDYSGGYTLSAKVEPK, from the exons ATGGATGAACTCAGATTGCTCATCTTCATAGCTTTGTTTAGCTTCCACATTCAGTTAATCTCCAGCGCTACAGATTCCCGCGACG CCGCGGCTCTACAATCTTTGAAGGATGCATGGCAAAATACACCACCAACCTGGAAAAATTCCGACGATCCCTGTGGATCCTGGGAAGGAGTTACTTGTAACAATTCCAGGGTCACTGCACT GGGATTATCAACCATGGGACTCACTGGGAAACTCAGTGGAGACATTGGAGGCCTCACAGAATTGAGATCCTT GGACCTGTCATACAATGGAGGCCTTACAGGTTCCTTATCTCCGCGAATAGGAGATCTCCAGAAGCTGAATATCCT GATTCTAGCCGGCTGTGGTTTCACCGGCAATATTCCTGATGAAATTGGAAACTTGGCAGAATTATCTTTCTT GGCACTGAATTCAAACAACTTCAGCGGTCGAATTCCTCCTTCTTTGGGTAAGCTCTCCCAGCTTTACTGGCTCGATCTTGCAGACAATCAGCTGACAGGATCAATTCCAGTTTCAACAATAACCTCCCCAGGATTGGATCAACTCAAAAATGCTAAGCATTt CcattttaacaaaaacaagCTTTTGGGTACCATTTCCGAACAACTTTTCAGCCCTGACATGGTACTGATACATGT ATTATTTGATGGAAATCAACTTTCTGGGAATATCCCGGAAAGTTTAGGATATGTTCAAACTCTTGAGGTTCT CCGGCTTGATAGAAATGCTTTGACAGGCAAAGTCCCAACAAATCTCAATAACCTCACAAATGTCAATGAATT GAATTTAGCTCACAATGATCTTAAAGGCCCTTTTCCAGATTTAAGTCAAATGAACTCCCTTAGTTATGT GGATCTTAGCAACAATTCATTTGACCCAACAGAAGCTCCACTTTGGTTCTCAACTTTACCATCACTCACCACATT GATTTGTGAATTTGGATCTCTCCAAGGCCGTGTTCCAGATAAACTCTTCAGCTATTCGCAAATACAGCAAGT GAAACTGAGGAACAATGCTTTCAATAACACATTGGACATGGGAAATGCTGTTGGTCCACAGTTGCAACTCGTTGATTTGCAGAACAATCAAATTTCTGCAATAACACTGGGTTCAGGAATCAAAAACTATACGTTAAT ACTTGTTGGAAATCCGGTATGCACGGCAACTCTGGCAAATACTAATTACTGCCAGCTTCAAAAGCCGACCACAAAGGCCTATTCCACAAGCTTGGCTAATTGTGGAGGCAAATCATGTCCTCCTGAGCAGAAGCTGAGCCCTCAGAGTTGCGAATGCGCCTATCCATATGAAGGAACAATGTATTTCAGAGGACCATCCTTCAGAGAATTGTCCAATGTCACAGTGTTTCACTCGCTGGAAATGAGTCTGTGGGTGAAATTAGGCCTCACACCTGGATCAGTTTTTCTTCAGAATCCTTTCTTCAATATCGACGACTACCTACAGATTCAGGTTGCACTCTTTCCATCTGGTGAAAAATCTTTTAACAGGTCAGAAGTTCAAAAGATAGGATTTGAACTGAGTAATCAAACCTACAAGCCTCCTAAGGAGTTTGGTCCCTATTATTTCATTGCTTCTCCTTATGCTTTCCAAG TTCCGCAGGGAGGTAATTCTATCAGCCCAGGAGTAGCTGCTGGAATAGCATGTGGAGGAGCCGTTCTAGTTTTAGGACTGGTAGGATTAGGGTTGTATGCTATTCGGCAAAAGAAAAGAGCTGAAAGAGCGATTGGATTGAGCAAACCATTTG CATCCTGGGCACCGAGTGGCAAAGACAGTGGTGGTGCTCCTCAATTAAAGGGAGCAAGATGGTTCTCATATGATGAACTTAAAAAGTGCTCGAATAATTTCTCAGAAAGTAATGAGATAGGCTCTGGCGGCTACGGCAAG GTCTACAGAGGAATGCTTTCTGATGGACAAGTTGTGGCAATCAAAAGAGCTCAGCAAGGATCAATGCAAGGGGGGCTGGAGTTCAAGACAGAGATTGAATTGCTTTCGCGCGTTCATCATAAGAATCTCGTCGGTCTTGTGGGATTTTGTTTTGAGCAAGGAGAACAGATGCtggtttatgaatttatggCAAATGGAACACTCAGGGAGAGCCTATCTG GGAGATCTGGCATTCATCTTGATTGGAAAAGGAGACTAAGAATTGCTCTTGGCTCAGCTAGAGGATTAGCTTACCTACATGAGCTTGCAAATCCTCCTATTATCCACAGAGATGTTAAGTCCACCAACATTCTGTTGGATGAGAACTTAACAGCTAAGGTTGCAGATTTTGGCCTGTCTAAACTTGTATCAGACAGTTCAAAAGGTCATGTTTCAACTCAAGTCAAAGGCACAATG GGTTATCTAGATCCTGAATATTACATGACTCAACAACTAACTGAGAAGAGCGACGTGTATAGTTTTGGAGTGGTTATGCTTGAACTTATAACGGCTAAGCAGCCGATTGAGAAGGGAAAGTACGTTGTCCGCGAAGTAAGAACGGCTATGAACAGGGACGACGAAGAGCATTATGGCTTGAGGGAGATGATGGATCCAACCATCAGAAACACCGTCCTGCTAGGATTCAGAAGGTATCTGGAATTGGCATTACAATGTGTTGAAGAATCGGCCACGGACCGGCCAACAATGAGTGAGGTGGTTAAGGCCATTGAAACCCTTTTGCAAAATGATGGGATGAACACAAACTCCACTTCAGCATCTTCATCTGCTACAGATTTTGGTTCTTCAAAAGGTGTCGTTAGACAAATCTATGGTGATGCATTGCCTAATAATAAGAAGGATATCAATGACACTAATGCCTTTGATTACAGTGGGGGATACACACTTTCTGCTAAAGTTGAACCCAAGTAG